From Spartinivicinus ruber, the proteins below share one genomic window:
- a CDS encoding phosphoribosylanthranilate isomerase, translating to MNQRVRVKICGITQVADALAAANAGADAIGLVFYEQSPRAVTIQQALEITNHLLPFITVVGLFVNASAEYVQQVLTEVPLGLLQFHGDESESFCQQFNKPYIKALRVREEMDINRIIGQYKSAVGILLDSYRPGIPGGTGETFNWQCIPAHPSKPIILAGGLSADNVATAIRQVKPFAVDVSGGVEQQKGVKDPAKINAFIREVASVSTIQC from the coding sequence ATGAATCAACGTGTTAGGGTAAAAATTTGTGGCATCACTCAGGTAGCTGATGCACTGGCAGCGGCTAATGCGGGAGCTGATGCCATTGGGTTAGTGTTTTATGAACAAAGCCCAAGAGCAGTCACTATCCAACAAGCTTTAGAGATTACTAATCACCTGCTTCCTTTTATTACGGTAGTTGGCCTGTTTGTGAATGCATCTGCTGAATATGTACAACAGGTGTTAACTGAAGTGCCATTGGGTTTGTTACAATTTCATGGTGATGAGTCAGAATCATTTTGTCAGCAGTTCAATAAACCTTATATAAAAGCCCTTCGCGTGCGAGAAGAGATGGATATTAACCGTATTATCGGGCAGTATAAGTCGGCGGTAGGTATCTTATTAGATAGCTATCGCCCCGGTATCCCAGGGGGAACGGGGGAAACTTTTAATTGGCAGTGTATTCCTGCCCATCCCAGTAAACCAATTATTCTTGCCGGTGGCCTGTCTGCGGATAACGTGGCAACGGCTATTCGACAGGTGAAACCTTTTGCTGTGGATGTCAGTGGTGGGGTTGAGCAGCAAAAAGGGGTTAAAGACCCTGCCAAAATTAATGCGTTTATTCGAGAGGTTGCCAGTGTCTCAACAATACAGTGTTGA
- the truA gene encoding tRNA pseudouridine(38-40) synthase TruA, giving the protein MTQVQPHDSVADQQPATEVVQRFAASIEYDGSHYHGWQAQRSGISTVQRAVEAAFSNVADHPLTVICAGRTDTGVHGCNQIIHFDSSAVRSERSWVFGANSNLSNDIAVRWVKPVDDSFHARFSAVYRRYRYVILNAPVRPAHLPNGVTWNYRLLDVALMRDAAQRLEGEHDFSSFRAIGCQAKSPVKTIHHLRVERFGDLIVIDVKANAFLHHMVRNIAGVLMTIGSGKRPVSWVNNVLAARDRTQGGVTAPPYGLYFVDVGYPEQFDLPSPPLGPYFLSPWLTE; this is encoded by the coding sequence ATGACTCAAGTACAACCCCATGATTCAGTCGCTGATCAGCAGCCAGCGACTGAAGTGGTTCAACGTTTTGCTGCTAGTATCGAATATGACGGCTCACATTACCATGGCTGGCAAGCCCAGCGTTCAGGCATCAGTACCGTTCAGCGAGCAGTAGAGGCAGCTTTTAGCAATGTCGCTGATCATCCGTTGACAGTAATCTGTGCTGGGCGTACTGATACTGGGGTACATGGCTGTAATCAAATCATTCATTTTGATAGTTCGGCAGTTCGCTCTGAGCGGAGCTGGGTGTTTGGTGCCAATAGCAATTTGTCTAATGATATAGCCGTGCGTTGGGTTAAGCCGGTAGATGACAGCTTTCATGCTCGGTTTAGTGCAGTTTACCGCCGCTATCGCTATGTAATTTTAAATGCTCCAGTTCGGCCTGCTCATCTTCCCAACGGGGTTACCTGGAATTATCGACTTTTGGATGTTGCATTGATGCGTGATGCAGCTCAGCGTCTTGAAGGAGAGCATGATTTCAGTTCATTTCGCGCCATTGGTTGTCAGGCTAAATCGCCTGTAAAGACAATTCACCATTTGCGGGTCGAGCGGTTTGGAGATTTGATAGTTATTGATGTAAAAGCCAATGCTTTCTTGCACCATATGGTTAGAAATATTGCTGGTGTATTAATGACAATAGGCAGCGGCAAGCGCCCTGTCAGTTGGGTAAATAATGTATTAGCTGCTCGAGATCGAACTCAGGGCGGTGTGACAGCGCCACCCTATGGCTTATATTTTGTTGATGTTGGCTATCCAGAGCAGTTTGATTTACCTTCCCCGCCTCTGGGTCCGTACTTTTTATCACCTTGGCTGACAGAATAG